In one window of Opitutus sp. GAS368 DNA:
- a CDS encoding transglutaminase family protein: MATPPPDSPLFDVTVRVGCSLAYELTGSAMLLLNLRPTPDRNHAIVFEAFTTGDNLPVEEFADSHGNRVTRVKLAPGRNLFRHDAIVRVSSQPDNHDLTDRTPHLPADLPPAVLRYTLPSRYADSDKLGNFAWEKFGPVEHGWPRVQAISQWLHDNIEYRYMSGRPDLSAWDILQRGHGVCRDFAHLAIALNRCFNLPTRYVTGHLPDIGFPDPENHMDFHAYAEVYLGGEWHTTDARFHVPRIGRIKVSCGQDAVDGAFSTIYGGATLTYFEVWAYQVARGTVGVGDPVDFSKRLDNSWVVRTDPV, translated from the coding sequence ATGGCGACGCCTCCCCCCGATTCGCCCCTGTTTGATGTGACCGTGCGGGTGGGGTGCAGCCTGGCCTACGAGTTGACCGGCTCGGCGATGTTGCTGCTGAACCTGCGACCGACCCCGGACCGCAACCACGCCATCGTCTTCGAGGCGTTCACCACCGGCGACAACCTTCCCGTGGAGGAATTTGCCGACAGCCATGGCAACCGGGTCACGCGCGTGAAGCTCGCGCCCGGCCGCAACCTCTTCCGGCACGACGCCATCGTCCGCGTCTCGTCGCAGCCCGACAACCACGACCTGACCGACCGCACGCCGCATCTGCCCGCGGACCTGCCCCCCGCGGTGCTGCGCTACACGTTGCCCAGCCGGTATGCGGACTCGGACAAGCTCGGCAATTTCGCCTGGGAGAAATTCGGCCCGGTCGAGCACGGCTGGCCGCGCGTGCAGGCCATCAGTCAGTGGCTGCACGATAACATCGAATACCGCTATATGTCCGGCCGGCCCGACCTGTCGGCGTGGGACATCCTGCAGCGCGGCCACGGCGTGTGCCGGGACTTCGCGCACCTGGCGATCGCGCTCAACCGCTGTTTCAACCTGCCAACCCGCTACGTGACCGGCCACTTGCCGGACATCGGGTTTCCCGACCCGGAGAACCACATGGATTTCCACGCCTACGCCGAGGTGTATCTCGGCGGCGAGTGGCATACGACCGACGCGCGCTTCCATGTGCCACGCATCGGCCGGATCAAGGTGTCGTGCGGGCAGGACGCCGTGGACGGGGCGTTCTCGACGATCTATGGTGGTGCTACGCTGACCTACTTCGAGGTCTGGGCCTATC